Within Pseudomonas cichorii, the genomic segment GCCGTCATTGCTGGTCCGATCTATGGCAAATGGATTTCCAAGTACATTCCCGGCACGCCTTCCCAGGAACTGATGGATCAGATCGCCAAGGAGTCGAGCACGCAAAACCTGCCTGGCTTCGGCATCACGCTGGTGACGATCCTGCTGCCGGTATTCCTGATGCTGCTCAAGACCTTTGCCGACGTGGTATTCCCGCCGGAAAACATGTTCCGCATCTGGATGGACCTGATCGGTCACCCGATCAGCGCCCTGCTCGCAGCCCTGTTGCTGGCGTTCTACACCTTCGGTTCGGCGCGTGGCTTTGACCGCACCAAAATCATGAAGCTGCTGGACCAGAGTCTGGCACCTGTCGCGGCCATCGTTCTGATTGTCGGCGCGGGTGGTGGTTTCAAACAGATGCTGGTGGCCAGTGGCGTGGGTGATGTCATCGGTAATATGGCGGTGCAGGCGCAGGTCAACCCGCTCCTTCTGGCCTGGCTGGTGGCTGCGGTCATTCGTATCGCGACCGGCTCCGCCACCGTGGCAACCATTACCGGCGCCGGTATCGTTGCGCCAGTAGTGGGCCTGATTCCGGGCGTCAACCGTGAACTGCTGGTATTGGCTACCGGTGCGGGCTCGTTGATCCTGTCCCATGTAAACGATGCCGGTTTCTGGCTGGTCAAGCAGTACTTCAACATGACTGTGGCCGAAACTTTCAAGACCTGGACCGTCATGGAAACCATCCTCTCGGTGGTCGGCCTGATCTTTGTCCTGTTGCTGTCGATGGTCGTTTAACGACGTCCGATGCAATGAAGTCTTCGCGGGCACTAGATGCCCGCGAAGACTGTTTCCCTTCCCCGGCATCGTTGTCTTACATGCCGTCCAGGACCCGTCCTTTATACGAACCCCCTACTTGCGCGAGCCCCGCGAAAACAAGGCTCTGGCGCACTGCGCGTACCTGCACGGCGCTGTAAAACGCTCTCGGATTCAGCCTGAAATCCTATTTCCTACGCTCAACTACACGCTTTCACTTTGAAATATCAGAAAGCTCGGGCAATGTTTCAAAGTAATGCCTACGCTTACATATGTCAGGGAGTTGGCCCTCTCAACGCCCTCCTGAAAGTAGGCGGTAATGGCGAGGTACGCTGCGGCTCACGTTACTTTTTACTTTCCGCCAGTAATTACGGGCATTTTCGTGCCAAAACGGGCAGAATTGGCGCACTCGTCGTATCGTTGATGCAAATCTCGATGACAAGAAAATGACCCGAGGGAATTAATTTCAACGCTGCAACGTCATACGATGGATGCATTTGGATGTACTCGGCAACAATCACCACGCAAAGGCAAACGCCAGCCTCTTGAGAGAGGCGTTTCAAGAGGCCATCAAGGAAGAGATTATGTTGATACTCACTCGCAAAGTAGGCGAAAGCATAAACATCGGTGACGAAATCACCGTGACGATTCTTGGCGTTCAAGGACTGCAAGTCCGGCTAGGTATCAATGCACCGAAAAATGTCTCCGTGCATCGTGAAGAGATCTACAAGCGCATCCAGGCAGAACTGGCTCCAAACCAAGACCCACAATAATTCCCGCTACACCCTCCTCTATTCAGCTGATCTGCCGTCCAATCGGCAGATCGGCCATACGGCGCCTCAAGGGGCGCCGTTTTTTCTCCCCCGCTTTCAAGCCCCGCCACTCACGGCCCTGACCACTTGTCATTCACCCGGAACATCGCTTCAACCCCGTAAGTCCACCTCAAGCAAGCAGATCAATGCCAGCCCGTTGTACGTAGTGAGCCGCGCATTCTCTTTTACCTGACGACACGAACGGTGAATGACAATGGCAACCATCAATGACCCCTCCCTCAGCAGCAGACAGACAGGCCATGAGCCTTTGCCGGGGTTGCATGACGACACGCTGAATCCTCTGGACCACACGAAGGAGCAAGACAACGCAACATTCGATCAGTATCGCGATACCGCAGCGGATCAGATCGACAACCTCGCAAACGATGCCCAGTCAGCCGCAAGACAGATCTCGGACAACGACACCCTGGGCCTGTCACGGTACGTCTCGGATATCGCCCAGGGTCTCAATGGCCTGGCAGAAAAGCTGCGGGGCAAAAATACCGATGAATTGTTACAGGATGCAGGAAAGCTGGCCCGTGATAATCCGATGCTGTTCATCGGAGGCAGTGTTGCCCTGGGCCTGGGGCTTTCACGGTTACTCAAGGCATCGTTACCCGCAACAGACAGCACCCCTTCGGCCAGCGACACATCCACCGCAGCTTACGACCCCATCAGCCCGTCGACACTTGCCGCAGAAGAGATGGTCGCCACTCACCCGCACTCCGACGATGTCCTGCACAGCGCCAGGCCCGGAATGGGCATTCCCGATAGCCCTGCCGCCACCGAGTTCAACGATGATCCTGTCGATAACCTCTCCCGTACGGGCCCAACCGGGAATGACCTGCCAAAAGGAGGTGTGTGATGAAGACGCCACCCGATCTTCCAGAAGGGTCCGAAAACGATACCTCGGTACTGGGCCTGATCCGGCAACTGGCGCATGAGGTTCCCGCGCTGATCAACAAGGAAATAGCGCTGGCCAAGGCTGAAATCAGGGAATCGGTCCAGACCTCCAGGCAAGCACTCATGTCCATCGGCATCGGTGCAATCATGATTCTGGGCGGTTTTATCGTCTTGCTGCAGGCAGTGGTCTATGTGCTGACCCACTTCATGGCCTCATGGCTGGCCGCCTTGATTGTTGCCGTGGTCGTAATGATTGTGGGTTATCTGATGATCATGGCCGGCAACAAGAAGCTCGAACCCTCCAACCTTGCACCTGAACGTACCGCCAGCACCTTGCAGAAAGACAAGGACGCCATCCAGAGGAAAGTCTCATGAGCATAGACAGCAGCTTCGACACCCCGGAAAACTTTGAAGCGCAATCGAAAAAGAGTCCGGAAACCCTGGAGCAGGAAATCGATGAGCAACGTTCCAATATCGGCAATATCGTCGATGCCCTCGAAAAGAAGATATCCCCCGGCCAATGGGTCGATCAGGCTCTGGCCTACGTTCGGGAAAACGGCGGCGAGTTTGCGGGTAATCTGGGCAATAACGTCAAGGCCAACCCGGTACCTGCTGTGCTGGCATCGGTTAGCATACTCTGGCTGATGCTGGGCAGCCGCACGCCCTCACCCGGCCCTTCGGTGATCGATAATGCTGGCAGGAAAGTCAGCGACATCGCGGGAAGCGTGGGCGACAGCCTGAGCAGCGCCAAGGCCCGGATTCAGGAAACCGCAGCCCGCATGAAAGACAAGGGTGGCCAGGTGACTGACAGTATCGGGGAGAAACTCTCGTCCTCCTCAAGCCACGGCACAGTCGACACACTTCAGGAAAAACGCCTCAGGATGCAATCCAGCGCCAGCACCCTGCTGCGCGAGCAGCCCATGACCGTCGCCGCCATAGGTCTTGCGGTGGGGGCGATCATCGGCGCGGCCTTGCCCGCCAGTGAGCGTGAAAAGCAGTTGATCGGTCAGGCCCGCGACAAGCTGATCAATACACCCGCACAGCAAAATGGTCATGAGCGGTTTTCGTCGACAGACACTGGTCCCACTCCCGGCGGGTCGTCCTTGTCGGACCGGCATGACGGCCTTGGCGCCCCCTTGCCGGGCACCTCGTCAGGAACCTCGCCCGGCCTGGGTTGAGGCTCAGGCAAACAGCCCGGCCGAGGCCGGGCCGTTTGCAACGGTCATGGTTTGAGCGCTCTTACTTGAGAAGGGACTGTACGATTCTGTCCTTCACCAGCAGACGTCTTTCCTTGAGTTTCTTGAGTTCATCGTCAGCAATCCCGCCCGCCAGTCCCTTTTCGGCATCGATCACCCGAGTGTCTGTATCGTCGTAGTCCGCGAGCAGTTGCTGCAACTTCGCATCGCCCTTGCTGCGCTGTACGACCTCTTCCCGGGTCAGTTGCAAATCCGCGAATAGATCATGTTTGACTGGCATGGATGACATCTCCTGAAAAGCGACTGAATCATGAGCCTAGCATCTAGAGTGCAGGCACGACTCAGCCCTGAAAGTTCAGGACAAGCGACGTCTGGGACGCCCACACGGGAGCGCACTCTTCCAGTTGCAACACACGGGAAGGTTCGAGGGACAAGGTCTTGTCCTGCAACCTCGCCAGTACGGCATCGATCACCGCCCGGCTGGCATCGTGGTGAAACTGCCAGACGCCATAGATACGCCCATCGAAAGAAGGTTCGCTGCCCAGTTGCGGGTCAGCCTTCAGGCCAGCGCCTATGCCGAACAGATGCAGCCCCTTCAGGCGACGGCCGAACTGATCCAGCGGACAGCCCGATGCATCGGAATCCAACCCGCCCTTGGTTTCAGACAGGCGCAAGGCGCGACCGTCCGGGTCAGTCAAGGATGGCAAGCGTGGCTGATAACCCGTGCACTGGATCACCACTCCAGACTCGGCCAATGCCTGCTCAGCTTTTTCATAGTGCCCGTCAGGCCCGCCGCTGGTCTGCAGCAATTGCACGCGAACGCCCGTCTTGCCGATCCGGCCTTTCCTGAGCGCTTCGCAGCCGATATCCAGCGCTCTGTAGCGCAAGCCACCGGAGCGGTTGATACGGCCCGATATCGGACAGATATCGGATTGCGGATCAAACTCATAACCGGCCGCCACGGCCTGTTCGGCACTTTCATAGAACAGGCGAATGCGCGTGCGGTGGATCAGGGTCACTTCCTGCAAACCGGCGAACTCCAGAGCATCGGCCAGGTTCTCCAGGACCGAAAAAGCACTGTGGGAACCTCCGACCACTGTTATTCGCCTGCCACTGGCCAAAGCCGGCGCGAAGACTTCACGCAGTTGAATGGCGTTCATGCGCAGGAGCTGGTCAGAGCTCTGGATATTCATGGACGTCGACAACACCAGCCCATCCTCGGCCAGACCGCGAACCAGATGCCGGGGGTCCTGACGACCACCCAGGTTGAGCACCAGGGTTCTGCAATGGATCAGGCGCATGCAACCTTCGGTTTCCACCTTGAGGCAGAACCCGTCTTCTTCACAAATCACCTCGGTAATGGTCGTACAACGCCAGATCTTCGCCCCGTAATGACGAACGATATGGTTCAGCAGCAGGCTGGATGCCTCAGCCATCAACTGGCCGACATCTGACAACTGCGGAGCACTCTGGGCCTGGCCTCTGATACGCCAGTAGGCCGGTGAAGACTCCAGAGGCTTGAATACCTCACTCAATGCAGGGTCTCGCAGGCAATCAATGAAGACATCCCCAACCGAGTTGGCCGTGATGCGGTACTGCCCCAACATTCCCGTTCCGGGATTGTCGCTGGCATCGACCACGATCAGGCCATTGCGCGCAATATCGGCCAACGTACCACTTTTCAACGCGTTGAATAAAAAGCCCATGCCCGCGAGCCCGGCGCCTCCTACAACACATCCACATGCTGTTTCCAACTGTTCTTCAAACATGATGAGGCTCCATCGTCATATAAATACGTTGGTGCAGTCCAGAAGTTCTGGAAGTTATACGCAGGGCACAACGCTCAAGAAAAAGCCCCCGAGCAAAGAACGCTTGTTATTGTATTTATGAGTCGCGCATCACGACGTTGATACAGAAGCGAGATTCAAAAACCCTTGGCTCAGCATAAATAATTTCATATTCAATAAAACTGAACATAAAGCTACCGCCAGCCCGTTAAATGGACAGGGATCGAGCACTCAAGAAACCTGGGACATATCCAGCCGAAACCGGATAGAAGAGAAAGGGTTGAATGGATATTTGCAAAGAACCGGCAAAGTGTCAAATAAACTGCGACCCACCTTTAAAAAATGACACCCATCTCATAAGCGCATGATAATTATGAAAATATTTTTTTGACACCCGGATAAGCGGCCCATCATGACCCTTTTCCCGGTCATTCATGCTGTTTTATTTTTAGATCGCATGGCTGAAAATCCGCAAAAGACCAACGCCAGCAAATTGACCCGCTCCCAGCAAGTGCACGTGAAATACGAAAAGACTCAATAATCGCGCACACTAAAACGCCCCGGCCATTGATGACCGGGGCGTTGTGAATAGCGCGTCTCGAGGGCGCCTGAGGCGACTCAGGCTATGTGATAGTGAGGTTGAAGCTGTGCGTGGTGAGCATGCTCATCGCGCAGCTCAGCGACCAGATCGGAAATATCACGACTGGTCTTGAGCCTTTCGAGAGAAATTCCGGTTACCGAAAGCTCTACACGCCCGGTAGATGGATCAATGATCTGCACCGACAGGGTGGTCCTTGCGGGCGAAAGGCCCGGCACCACCGTACAGGTACAACTCAACGGTAAAAAAGCAACTTCAATGATATTTCGCAATTCCAGCGTAGACAGTCCACAAGCGATCATTTGCCATCTCCTTATTATCAAGCACTGCAGGTTTCAGCAGTTTTCCAATGCTTTTTTAGTTTCCCGCCCAAGCGAGACATTCCATTGCCCGCCCACTAATTACGCACATCTACTGCATATGAACCTGTTTATACGCCTCTCCTTCCTGCCAGGCAAATGTCTCACCTGCCCACTAATATAGCACCCCACTGGAATTATTCAGGATAATTAGCAGAAAAAACGTTTCACTACCGCACTTCAGCGCCTTTATGCTCACGCCTGCCAGAAAAACAACTTATTTATCCACTGAAAAGACTGACAGACGGTTCATGAACCGACGAAAAACAACAGCAGGTGGAGTGCCGATCAGTCAAGGCACACCTCCCATGGACTGTGATCTTGCCACCTGCTTTTTTGACATCAGCCTTTTATATGTGCGGGTTCTACGCCCCCCTTGAAGAACCCGCACAGAGTATTAATCCGGCGTTCTGGGCAAACGCAAATGGATCAGGGCCACACGGGCCCCATGCTTGTCTCTGCGCTCTTCAATGGCAAAGGGTCGAAAACCCATGCGCGGATAAAACAGCAGGCCCGGAACATTGTGGTTGAAACATGAAGCCGTCAGCTCGGTGGCTTCGTGCTTGTCGAACGCGATATTCATCATGCAATTGATCATGTAACGCCCTACCCCCTTGGCGCGGGCCTTGGGAGCAATGATCACATTGCCCAGCGAGCAGCGGCCCCGAAAGTCCGAACGGGAAAAATTGGCAAAACCGACCACCTCGCCATTCATCTCGATGACAGTGGAGTCAAAACGATTCTCCATGGCTTCCTTGAGCTGAGGCGCTGTCAATGGATAGACCGCCCGGGGAAACATGTAAAACAACTCGTCGGCATTCTGAGGCAGCTCACACACGATAGGGATGTCTTTCTCTTCCATGGGACGGTGATGGAACATTGAGCGGTAACCTCTCGGAGAATGTGAATGACAAGCGATAGGACTCTATGCGACCCGACAGATTCCGCACCGCCGTATGACAGAATCAAGACATAAAGTCTTGCCGGACGCCACTACAAAGACTGTCGGCTCTCTGGCGAGGCAATATTCTGTAACCGATTTTCCCCGCACCACCTTGCAAGGTGGCGGCAGAACCGGCATTTATTTCACTTTTGTTGATCGGACGTCGCTCTCATGCCGATATTTTCTCTTGCCCGTCTCAAGGCCCGCCGATTTACCTGGGCATGCATGGCGGCCCTCATCATCGGCTTGCCCGTAGGCTGTGCGGTACTGGAACACAAGGAGCGCGAACTGGTCTTTCGCATCGAGCCCGGCAATGCCAGCTGGTACAGCGGCCTACCTGCAGACGTGCAGGAACTGGAGCTCAATACGCCATCCTTTGGC encodes:
- a CDS encoding GntP family permease, which gives rise to MFGMTHETYLLIDALVTVVGLVLLITKFKVHPFVALTIAAGFLGLTSGMPVEKVMKSFQDGFGGVLGFVGIILGLGTMLGKLMADSGGADQIAQTLIRTFGKQKVHWAMMLSAFLVGIPLFFEIGFVLLIPLVFIVARRTGVSIVKIGIPLLAGLSAVHGLVPPHPGPLLAIGIFGADIGKTIFYGLIIALPTAVIAGPIYGKWISKYIPGTPSQELMDQIAKESSTQNLPGFGITLVTILLPVFLMLLKTFADVVFPPENMFRIWMDLIGHPISALLAALLLAFYTFGSARGFDRTKIMKLLDQSLAPVAAIVLIVGAGGGFKQMLVASGVGDVIGNMAVQAQVNPLLLAWLVAAVIRIATGSATVATITGAGIVAPVVGLIPGVNRELLVLATGAGSLILSHVNDAGFWLVKQYFNMTVAETFKTWTVMETILSVVGLIFVLLLSMVV
- the csrA gene encoding carbon storage regulator CsrA; translation: MLILTRKVGESINIGDEITVTILGVQGLQVRLGINAPKNVSVHREEIYKRIQAELAPNQDPQ
- a CDS encoding phage holin family protein, producing the protein MKTPPDLPEGSENDTSVLGLIRQLAHEVPALINKEIALAKAEIRESVQTSRQALMSIGIGAIMILGGFIVLLQAVVYVLTHFMASWLAALIVAVVVMIVGYLMIMAGNKKLEPSNLAPERTASTLQKDKDAIQRKVS
- a CDS encoding DUF3618 domain-containing protein; translated protein: MSIDSSFDTPENFEAQSKKSPETLEQEIDEQRSNIGNIVDALEKKISPGQWVDQALAYVRENGGEFAGNLGNNVKANPVPAVLASVSILWLMLGSRTPSPGPSVIDNAGRKVSDIAGSVGDSLSSAKARIQETAARMKDKGGQVTDSIGEKLSSSSSHGTVDTLQEKRLRMQSSASTLLREQPMTVAAIGLAVGAIIGAALPASEREKQLIGQARDKLINTPAQQNGHERFSSTDTGPTPGGSSLSDRHDGLGAPLPGTSSGTSPGLG
- a CDS encoding DUF465 domain-containing protein, yielding MPVKHDLFADLQLTREEVVQRSKGDAKLQQLLADYDDTDTRVIDAEKGLAGGIADDELKKLKERRLLVKDRIVQSLLK
- a CDS encoding DUF1652 domain-containing protein, which gives rise to MIACGLSTLELRNIIEVAFLPLSCTCTVVPGLSPARTTLSVQIIDPSTGRVELSVTGISLERLKTSRDISDLVAELRDEHAHHAQLQPHYHIA
- a CDS encoding GNAT family N-acetyltransferase, with translation MFHHRPMEEKDIPIVCELPQNADELFYMFPRAVYPLTAPQLKEAMENRFDSTVIEMNGEVVGFANFSRSDFRGRCSLGNVIIAPKARAKGVGRYMINCMMNIAFDKHEATELTASCFNHNVPGLLFYPRMGFRPFAIEERRDKHGARVALIHLRLPRTPD